GGGCGGTCCCTCCCGGTGGAGGGGGCCGAACCGGCCAAGGCCGGGCTCAGGTAAAGGAGGTGTGAGATGGGCAGAAGAGGATTCCCAAGTGCCGGGCGGCTCGCTTGCCTGGTGCTCGCCCTGGCTCTGGCTGCGGCCGCACCGCTGCCGGCGGGTGCGAAGGACAAGGGAAGCAAGGGAAGGGGAGAGCACAAGGAGCGCGGTCCAAAGGCCAAGGTGGAGTATCGGGGTGGCGGGCCGCCCCCCTGGGCGCCGGCCCACGGCTATCGCCGCCACGCGGGCACCCCTGCCCACGCCGAAGGGGGGGTGTACGCGGCGCCCTTCCAGATCGACCTCGGGCGCTGCAACCGGGGTACCCTGGGCGCGGTGCTCGGCGGGGCGGCGGGGGGCGTGCTCGGGTCGAAGGTGGGTGACGGGCGCGGCAGGGATGCGGCCGTGATCGGGGGAACGATCCTCGGGGCCATCGTCGGCCAGCGGATCGGCCGGTGGATGGACGACCTGGACGCGGCCTGCGTGGGCCAGGTGCTGGAGCACGCCCCGACGGCCCGGCCCGTGGAGTGGGTGAACCCGGACAACGGGGTGGTGTACCAGGTGACGCCCACCCAAACCTACCAGGGAAGGGACGACCGGTACTGCCGGGAGTTCCGCACCGAGGCGCAGATCGGGGGGCTTACCGAGCAGCTCTACGCGACGGCCTGCCGGCAGCCGGACGGCTCCTGGGAGCGGGTGTCGCGCTGAGGGTGCGCGCGAAGGAGGCCGGTCCATCACAAACCGGCGCCGCCGGCCCAAGCGGGGATGGGGCGAGACCCCTCTTTTCGGTGGATCCCTTCCGATGCCGGGCCTGCGGCCAGTGCGTCCGGGTCTGTCCCCAGGGGATCCCGGTACCGGGCCCCGGGGGGCTCCCCCAGGCCGACCCCGGGGGGGCCGACCGGTGCATCCGGTGTGGGCACTGCGCGGCGGTGTGTCCCGAGGACGCCCTGGCCCATCGGGACCTGGCGCCGGAGGCGTTCGCCAAGGCCGGGGCGGCGCCCGCGGCGGAGGAGGCCGCGCGCTGGCTCCGGCGGCGCCGCTCGGTGCGTGCGTACCAGCGCCGGCCCGTCTCGCGCGCGTGCCTCGAAGCCCTCCTCGAAGCGGCCCGCTGGGCACCCACAGGCCACAACGCCCGGGAGCTCGGGTGCGTGGCGGTGGTGACCCGCCCGCGGCGGGAGGGCCTCCGGGACGCCGTGGTCGGGTTCTACCGGAGGCTCTTTGCCGTGGCGGGGAGCTCCTGGGGCCTGGCCGCCCTGGGCGTCTTCCTGGGCCGAGGAAGGGCGCGGGAGCTGCGGGATGCCAGGCCCGGGCTCCTGCGGGCGCAAGAGCGGCTCCGCAGGGGGGAAGACCCCCTCTTCCACGGCGCCCCCGCCGTGCTCCTCTTCCACGCGCCCCCCTCCGAGACCGCCGAGGCCGACGCCGTTGCCGCCGCCGCCCAGGTGACGCTGTTTGCGCCCAGCCTGGGGTTGGGCACCTGCTACATCGGCTACGCCTCCGCCGTGCTGCGCCGCTTCCCCCGCATGGCGCGGCGCTGGGGGGTGCCCCGGGGCCGCCGGGTCCACGCCGTGCTCACCGTGGGCTTTCCGGCGGCCGAGCCCGTTCGCGTCCCGCCCCGCCCGGCGGTACCCCTGCGCCTGGTCTGAGCCCGCCCGGGGGTGCCCGATTCCGGGCGCCCCCAAGTCCGCCACCAAATTTTGGGGCGGGGTCCGGGAGCCCCGGAGCGTAGCCCCGTACCGCATCGACCGATCCGCCACAGCCGGTGGACATCGGTGAAGCTGGGCGCACCGGCTCCGCGAAGGGCCCCTCCTCCAGTTGGCGCGGATTACGGGACGAAGCGCAGGGGCTTCCGGACCCCGCCTGCCACCCAGGCGGTGGATCCCGGGCGCTGGTGCGGGGTTGGCAGCAGCGCGGCGCCCGGCTACACTGCCGCCTTCCGCTTACCGCCCTCACTGCTCTTCATCGGCCTCGAAAGGAGGACGGATGCCGGTCTACGTGGGCTGCGACGTCGGAACCGTCAGCGTGAAGGCCGCCGTGCTCACCGACGGCGAGCTGCCGCGGCTCCCCGGGGCCCAGGGCTGGGCCCTGGTGGACGCGACCGCGGACGCCGGCCTCGAAGGGGGCTGGCGGGTGTACCTGACCCCCTACCGGCGAGCCAAGGGCGATCCACTGGGCACGGCTCAGGAGCTCCTGGAGGAGCTGCGGCTGCGCATGCCCGAGCCCTGGGCCGGCGTGTGCGCCACGGGCTCGGCCGGAAGGCTCCTGGCCGAGCGACTCGGGCTCCCGTGGGAGAACGAGCTGCGGGCCCTGGCCCGGGCGGTGGGCGCGCTGCACCCGGCCACCTCCCAGGTCTTCGAGATCGGCGGGGAGAGTGCCCGGTTCCTCCGGATCGACCGAGGAGACGGGGGCGATAGGGGCCCGGGAGGGGCCGCGATCCTCGATTACGACACCAACGGGGAGTGCGCGGCGGGCACCGGCTCCTTCCTCGACCAGCAGGCCTCCCGGCTGCGCTTCCCGGTGGAAGAGGTGGGGACGGTGGCCCTCTCGTGCGAAAAGGGCGCCAAGGTGGCGGGGCGGTGCTCCGTGTTTGCCAAGTCCGACATGATCCACGCCCAGCAAAAGGGCGCCTCCCCCGCCGAGGTGCTGCGGGGGCTGTGCGACGCCGTGGCGCGAAACTTCAAGGCCAGCGTCGTGAAGGTGCGTCCCGTGGAGGGGTCCGCCGTGTTCGTGGGGGGTGTGGCCCGAAACGCCGGGGTGCGCCGGGCGCTCGCCGACGTCTTCGCCATGAACGGGCAGCTCGTCACCCCGGAGCACCCGGCCCACTACGGCGCCATCGGCGCCGCCCTGGCCCTTCGCGAGGTGGCGGAGGGCCGCCACGGTCCCGCGACCCGGCGGGCCCTCGCGCCCTCCTTCCCCACCTGGGAGCCCCTGGATCTCGGCCGTGTCACCCTGCTGCGCGACCGGGCGAGCCCCGCCTTGCTCCCGGCCAACGGGGGGGCTGTGCCCGTGTACCTGGGGGTCGACATCGGCTCGGTGAGCACCAACCTGGTGCTCACCGACGCCGAGGGAAACCTCGTTCACGAGATCTACCTGCGCACCCGGGGCCGCCCCATCGAGGTGGTGGACGAGGGGCTTCGCGAGCTCCTGGACCGGTTCGGGGAGCGGGTCGAGATCCGCGCCGTGGGCACCACCGGCTCGGGGAGGGAGCTCATCGGTGAGCTCCTGGGGGCCGACCTCGTGGTGGACGAGATCACCGCCCACAAGACCGGGGCCTTCCACATCGCCGGCCGCCACCTGGGCACCCGGGTCGACACCATCTTCGAGATCGGCGGCCAGGACGCCAAGTACATCCACCTGAAGGACGGCGTGGTCGTCCACTTCGCCATGAACGAGGCCTGCGCCGCCGGCACCGGGAGCTTTCTGGAAGAGCAGGCGGAAAAGCTCGGCGTGGCCATCGTGGACGAGTTCTCCCGGCTCGCCCTCTCGTCGCGCGCCCCCACCCGCCTGGGGGAACGGTGCACCGTGTTCATGGAGCGCGACGTGGCCCGGTGCCAGGGACAGGGGGCGGAGCTCCCGGACCTCGTGGCGGGGCTCGCCTACGCCGTGGTGCAGAACTACCTGAACCGGGTGGTGCGGGGCCGGCCCATCGGGGACGTCGTCTTCTTCCAGGGGGGCACCGCGTACAACGACGCCGTGGCGGCGGCCTTCGCCAAGGTGCTGGGGAAGACCGTGGTGGTGCCGCCCCACAACGGGGTGGTGGGGGCCTACGGCGCGGCGCTGCTCGCCCGGGAGAAGATCGCGGCCCTGGGGGAGGCGACCCGCTTCCGGGGGTACCGCCTGCGCGACTCGGGCTACGAGGTGCGCTCCTTTACCTGCCGGGCCTGCTCCAACGACTGCGACATCCAGGAGTACCGGGTCGAGGGGCGCAAGAGCTACTGGGGGGACAAGTGCGCCGAGCGCTACCGCCAGGAGGCCCGCGTGCCGCGCCAAGCCGTCATCCCCGACCTCTTCGCCCTCCGGGAGGAGCTCCTGGAGGCCGACTACCTCGGGCGCCTCCAGGCGGGGGAGGGGGGCGGGGAGCTCGAGCGGCTGGCCCGCAAGGCGACCGCCGAGGCGGCCCGGCGGGGCAGCCCCGGCACCGTGGGCATTCCCCGGGCCCTCTATGCCCACGACCGGCTCCCCTTCTGGGGCGCGTACCTGCGCGCCCTCGGCTTCGGGGTGCGGCTCTCCGACAGCACCACCAAGGCCCTGGCGGATCTCGGGGTGGAAGCCGCGGTGGCCGAGCCCTGCTTCCCGGTCCAGGTGGCCCACGGCCACGCGGTCGCCCTCCTGCGGGAGGGCGTGGACCGGGTGCTCCTGCCCAACGTGGTCGACGCCGAGGCGTCCCCTGGCCACCGGACGCAGAGCTATCTGTGCCCCTGGAACCAGACGGCCCCCTTCGTCGTGGCCGCGAGCCCCCTGATGGGCGGGCGCGGCGACGCGCTCCTTTGCCCCACGGTGCATTTTCGCCGGGGCGCGCGGGTGGTGGAGGGCGAGCTCTGGGAGGCGGTGCGCTCCCTCGGGTTCTCCCGGGAGCACCACCGGGCCGCGGTGGCCCTGGCCTACGGCGCCCAGCGCCTCTTCGGCGAGGCCCTGTCCGCCGTCGGGGGGCAGGCACTCCAGGTGCTGGAGCGCAGCGGTGAGCCCGGCG
The genomic region above belongs to Thermodesulfobacteriota bacterium and contains:
- a CDS encoding RT0821/Lpp0805 family surface protein, which produces MGRRGFPSAGRLACLVLALALAAAAPLPAGAKDKGSKGRGEHKERGPKAKVEYRGGGPPPWAPAHGYRRHAGTPAHAEGGVYAAPFQIDLGRCNRGTLGAVLGGAAGGVLGSKVGDGRGRDAAVIGGTILGAIVGQRIGRWMDDLDAACVGQVLEHAPTARPVEWVNPDNGVVYQVTPTQTYQGRDDRYCREFRTEAQIGGLTEQLYATACRQPDGSWERVSR
- a CDS encoding acyl-CoA dehydratase activase yields the protein MPVYVGCDVGTVSVKAAVLTDGELPRLPGAQGWALVDATADAGLEGGWRVYLTPYRRAKGDPLGTAQELLEELRLRMPEPWAGVCATGSAGRLLAERLGLPWENELRALARAVGALHPATSQVFEIGGESARFLRIDRGDGGDRGPGGAAILDYDTNGECAAGTGSFLDQQASRLRFPVEEVGTVALSCEKGAKVAGRCSVFAKSDMIHAQQKGASPAEVLRGLCDAVARNFKASVVKVRPVEGSAVFVGGVARNAGVRRALADVFAMNGQLVTPEHPAHYGAIGAALALREVAEGRHGPATRRALAPSFPTWEPLDLGRVTLLRDRASPALLPANGGAVPVYLGVDIGSVSTNLVLTDAEGNLVHEIYLRTRGRPIEVVDEGLRELLDRFGERVEIRAVGTTGSGRELIGELLGADLVVDEITAHKTGAFHIAGRHLGTRVDTIFEIGGQDAKYIHLKDGVVVHFAMNEACAAGTGSFLEEQAEKLGVAIVDEFSRLALSSRAPTRLGERCTVFMERDVARCQGQGAELPDLVAGLAYAVVQNYLNRVVRGRPIGDVVFFQGGTAYNDAVAAAFAKVLGKTVVVPPHNGVVGAYGAALLAREKIAALGEATRFRGYRLRDSGYEVRSFTCRACSNDCDIQEYRVEGRKSYWGDKCAERYRQEARVPRQAVIPDLFALREELLEADYLGRLQAGEGGGELERLARKATAEAARRGSPGTVGIPRALYAHDRLPFWGAYLRALGFGVRLSDSTTKALADLGVEAAVAEPCFPVQVAHGHAVALLREGVDRVLLPNVVDAEASPGHRTQSYLCPWNQTAPFVVAASPLMGGRGDALLCPTVHFRRGARVVEGELWEAVRSLGFSREHHRAAVALAYGAQRLFGEALSAVGGQALQVLERSGEPGVVLVGRPYNVFDKGLNLNVPRKLRTLYGVNVLPLDALPLEEVDIGDLNPNMFWNYGRKILQAARYTSRHPNLHLIYVTNFKCGPDSYLKHFCEDAAGKPFLVLQFDGHGNDAGTMTRCEAYLDSKGILRWWNAEPGSRDEPSTCRACASAPPAPSPPAFGG
- a CDS encoding nitroreductase family protein, with product MDPFRCRACGQCVRVCPQGIPVPGPGGLPQADPGGADRCIRCGHCAAVCPEDALAHRDLAPEAFAKAGAAPAAEEAARWLRRRRSVRAYQRRPVSRACLEALLEAARWAPTGHNARELGCVAVVTRPRREGLRDAVVGFYRRLFAVAGSSWGLAALGVFLGRGRARELRDARPGLLRAQERLRRGEDPLFHGAPAVLLFHAPPSETAEADAVAAAAQVTLFAPSLGLGTCYIGYASAVLRRFPRMARRWGVPRGRRVHAVLTVGFPAAEPVRVPPRPAVPLRLV